The region caacctcgacctcgaGGGAAAACGCGTCGTCATTACCGGCGCAGGTGGAGGCGTGGGCCAACATTTAGTATCATCCTTCCACAACGCTGGCTCAAAAGTCATTGCGTGCGATCGTGATGCTGCTTTATTAAACGCTTTACCTCAAGAGTCACTCCACGAACATCATGTATTCGAACTATCTGACTCCGAGGCCGTGAAAgctgctgccaaagacatcGGCTCAGCCGATATTCTCGTCAATAATGCCGGGTTCACCAAAGCAGAGAATGTTTCTCAAATGGACGACTTGGCGGTTAGAAGTGAAATAGATGGCAATCTAGTAGGAAGCATGAATCTCACACGGGCGTTATTACCAAGCATGGTGTCACAAGGGAACGGGATAATAGTAAATGTTGCTTCCGTCAACGCATCGCTTCACTTCGGTAACCCTATTTATTCGGCTGCAAAGGCGGGTCTTCTGGCATTTACGCGAGCTGTTGCGGTTGAATACGGTGCTAAAGGAATCAGGGCCAATGCTGTCTGCCCGGGCTCTATGCTGACGAATGCATGGCAAGCGCGGATTGACTCGAATCCAGGGTTGGTTGAGGAGTTGGTCAAATATTACCCCTCTGGGAGGCTAGTTATGCCCCAAGAACTGGCGAATAcggtcttgttcttggcttcgcCTTTGAGTAGTGGTATTTCTGGGGTTGATATCGCTGTTGATGGAGGCTTGACAGCTGGGAATATGAGACTGGTGAGGGATATAATAGGACTCGAATAAGTTATACACGTCACGGACGCGTGTAATTAGACTCACGCTGACGTCATGGCAGAATCAGTTGATAGAATACGCAGATCCATGTTTAGTATATTCAATCGTGTATATGTACTGTTGTTGGTCCTCCAACGATTCATATGGTAGTATGTATAGTCAGAAAGCAAAATATTTAACGAGTGAGCGTTATAAAACCTTCTTTAAATCCTCTTTTTTGTGTGTGGTGCGAAGTCTTCCAACCTCTACTGCAAAGCCTGTCTGAGCTTAGAGAAATTAGGTGTTCCCAAACCAGTCGTGGGATCCCAACCTTGGGCAGCAGGGAAGCCATACGTCCCACAGCCCCGGTTGTTTCCAGCAGTAATATCCTTAAAGGCTGATCGACCCTTGGAGTACAGAAGGGGGTTGAGGAATCCAAGGGTAGATTTACCCTGGCTGATACGCTGGTCGTTGATAAGAGAAACAAGAGATGCCCAAGCAGGGGAGGACGCAGAAGTACCGtagacaccagactcaacaccaccgttGATAACAATGTCGTAGTACTCACCAATCAGAGCGACATCAGGGTAACCACGTCCGTTGGCGTTGTAGTACCCGTCATAGCTCGAGTCAAGGTTGTTTCTAGCATAGGACGAAGTGTCATTGGATTGCCAAGTAGGAGCATTGAAGTACCATGAGTAACCGCCACCAGTAGAGCCGCCACGGTCAAATGTAGCAGCAATTTCACCCCCGTTACTGAACTGGGTTGAACCAACAGAGGTAATATATGGGCACGAAGCAGGGAAGAGGGCGTAAAATCCCTGGTTGCAGTTCTGctcgccattgccaccaacaccaaagtcgccagacgagaagaagatggaaacTCCTCGGGAGCCAGCCTTCATAAACTCATTGCAGATACGGTCAAGGTAGTTAGATGTAAGTCCTTGCTCTTCCTGGCCATAAGACGTGGACACAGAAGTCGGTGGGCTGGACGCCGAGTTGAGGTAGTTACCAAAGTTGACAAGCTCATCGCCAAATGGCTCCGTGTTGGGGTTTCCAGTAACAGGACCAACAGCGAGGTAAGAAACAGGGTTGGGGTATCCCACAGACAGTGCAATTTGGGTATCAAGGTTACCCTCCAAGGTGGCGTCGTTAGGGTTGTTGGTGAATCCAGCAATGGAGACATCCTTGAAGTTGGTACCCTTGGCAGCAGGCTGATACTGGCTCAAATATTGAGCAGCATCATTGTGGCTGGCAGAATACTCGATAAAGCCGGTTACAGCAAGGCTTGCCTTTCCCTTTGCAGTGTAGTCAACGTTGTAGTAACTACGAATGCAAGAGGGGGTAATATGCTGAGAGTTGCAGCCACTTTGTCTTTTGGTCTTGCCAGAATCGGACTTAAAGTTCTTGTCGACCTGAGCACCCATATGGCGGTGGAAAGAGGTCGTAGGCTGAATGGTGTCGACATGGTCGTGAAGAGCCTTAGGGATCGAGTACTGAGTAGTACGCGCCATGGACTGACCAGTGGCGCCATTGGTGTACATTTCATACTTGGAGTTGAGCATCTTCTCAGCTTGGCTAATTGGAACGTTGACTTCCAGCCAGTCGGGCGTGGGCTGGTTCATAGCGCTATCCTTGATACCGAAGGATGACAGCCAAGTCttgacagacttgacgcTTTCTTCAGAGGGGGAAGTAAAGGCCTCGAGCTCATCTTTGGAAAGCCACTTTCCGTAGTTGGCGCTCTTGGGGTCCGAGATGTCAAGAAGTTTCTTTTGTAGGCCACCCATGTTCTTCTGCTTGAGACCGATTTGCATCTTCATCATAACATTAGGGTGGGGAGTGCCAGATGACTTCCACTGAGAGGGGATATTGATTTTCTCCATGAGAGAGGAAGGGCCAAGCTGGGCAGTGGCACCAACGCTCAGAGGTGTAGCCTCAGCGAAGGCGGCAATCAATGCCACAACggtggtgtaagtgagtAGGACCATGGTGACGATGCGGATCAAGTGCCTTGAGGCTTTAGAGCTTGTGAATTGAAGGCTGGATGTGATACTTTAAATTATTCAGTGGGATTCTAATCCATATTATATACATGGCGTTTCTCAGCATGTTCATAGCATCGTGATATCATAGCACGAGGACCGATCGCGGACTGCATGGTCATTCATTTCCACCTTCCCAAATCTATCAGAAATACCAAAGTCAAGTGTTGGCTGACTGACCATGTTAGACCAAAATCGACAGGAGCACGTTGTTCTTCAAACTACGATATCTCCGAAGTCGATCAGCTTCCCATTGAAGACACTCATGCACCCACGTGCTGGCTTGGATCGGACAACACCATGCGGTATACGCTGCGAAAAGGTGAGGTTCTCACACTGTCTATCTAGGTACGTTAATTACTGTTGCTGTAATTCGCCACCGTCCAAGATCTAATAGTTTGGACTAGGAAGGGGATCGGCGTTACATCCTAGCTTCATGAAGAAGTTAGGATCTGAGTCTAGTAATGCCCACAGAGGTGTGGCGCTTGGACGGATGATGAGATTTGGTCCACATGGTGTATGAGTCGTCACGCGGGAGATAAACTTAGACACCATTGCATTCGGTATATCTCCTTCAGTTGCTCTACCGTATCTAAATTTACTCGGCCGTTGGCCATCAACCCCACTTGATGTAATCGCTAAACGCCGTAGTTGAGAGCATGCTGGGAACTTTTTGTTCCACGGACATTGGGAATGTTTTGAAGAATCATCCTTCTATGTGTGTGACAACTTCATGTACTTCCCGAAACAGAAGTTGAGGTTATGGCGCCTCCGATATTGCGCCGATGTTGCTGGGATCATGACCTCGGGCAAGAACCAGCAGCATGAAGAGCGGGAAATTGCAGGCCCAGCCTCGGCAATTTGAGCCGATACTGCTTTCGATGATACCTCTCCCGTCTGGCCCTGGCCTTTGTCACGTAATCTTCGATCCAGGGGCAATAGGACCTCGACCTTCCTGTTCATCGCTGGGGGATGAGGCTCTGTGAAGAGGATGCATACCCCTCTGAGGACTCCGCCACTAATCTCCGGGATTTCTATGATCGCAGTGCACCTTGTCACATTCATATAAGTCATATCTCCATTCCTGTTACACTAGGAGGATGACCTACTGCGGCTTTAGATACTCCTTGCACCCCGGCAGGATCTTCAGCTACTATCCAACCGTATCGCACTGTATTTATGAGCATCATAGCCCTTATAGGAGTTTAACACGGACGGGATCATCCGTCAAGCGTCTATTgctctcttttcttccaCGAATCACCGCAAGGTGGAATACAGTCGTTCCATTCACCTCCAATGATATACACCACCATTCTCTTTTCAAGACGTTATTTAGTTAGTTTCGATAGCCTTTCAGCATGCTTACTTTCCCCCTGGGGTATCGGCGCATTTCCAGCCCTGCAATGCAAGCCACCACCGACCAACCCGCGCCGGCGCACTGGCCCCGGGAGActaaaccagaccaggcaggAAGTTTGAATCAATCATTACACTATGATCATGACTATATCCcccagcagcaggaggaaGCAAGCGTTTTGCTCAACCTTGAAAAATGCTAGCGTTTCACGCCGCAACTACCGCAAGCGTCTTGGCTTGCGATGCCGTGATTGCCGAGTAGCGCGTTCTTAGGATGAGATAATAAGCACCTCCTTGGAACTTGTGCCAGTGTAGGCTGATTTGCTTTAGAGGTTTCTTGAAACTTTTGGTCATAGAAATCAGGGCTAGTTTCTGTTGGAGGAAGGTGGACCTAAATGTCGGACAGCTTGCTTCTCTACGTAGTTCGTGATGTGGTTGAGCTACTAGCGGGCTTGTCCAACTCTGACCTCTTTTTACCTACTCCCTCCAAATTGAGACAAAATGTTCCATATACACTTTACCTGCTGATTACGCAAGTGATGTTTCCCAGAAGACAAATCTCCTTCTTCGAGTTACGAGGAAAGAAGGCAGTGTTGCCGTTTGCCATTGGTACAGCCCTAACACTCTAGGAAAAAAGCTGAGCTACAAACTGTCTCTCGACTGAAAACTGTTCCGAAATTGCTCTGCACCGCAGCTGGTGAGATCATTGCTGAGATTCATTATGATTTCAAGACTCTCAATGGCACAATGGTGATGTCAGTCACACAAAGCAGCGCCTTTCAGCCACCCCTTACTACAACAGATGGTTCACACACGTTAGCGTTCTGTGGATAGATTTAGCAACCTACAGTGAGCCCGAAATCGTGTACTCTTCCTTTTCCATCGAACAAACTACCCCTAGTCACATAAAGCTAGATCACTGAGGTTGAGATTTCATGTATTAGGGAGGACAAAGGGAGCGAGTGCTTATCTTTCTTAAGTCGCACTGTCATCGAATTATATCAGATTAAGATGCTAAAGAAGCTGAGAATATACCTACTTGCAACAAGAGTCTCGTAGAGGTGTTGAAGATTTTCTAGTTATCCTACAAATAGTCCTTTTCTTTTAAGCTTTGCTTTGGGGCACCCGGTTTGTCGGCTGCCTCAAACCTCTTGCCTCCAGGTAATTAAGTTCAACAATCCCTTCTTCAAGAAGAAATATTCACACGCGCCCCAGTACCTGTGACCAGACTATTGCCGAAAACTAAATTACAAGATACCAAGCCATAGCCATGAGGGGTTTCCAATGTAGCGGAGTGAGGGCATGATTTCTTGTATATTCAATTGCTTGATAGTAACTAGGGACCCATCCTAAGATGCGACTCCATTGCAACGtaaacaaaacaccatctaGCATGGCATCAGCTCAAAGGCGCTCACAGTGTAATTCTGATACCCGTCAGCGGGATGTGCAGGTCATATTTCTTGTAAACCGTAGGTCTACAGTTATCAAGGGCGGCTTGTGCGGACAAAAGGTATTTAGGACCACCTTCCGCCAACACAGCCAGTGAAGAACAAAGGAAAAATTAGCATGGAGATGCCGTGATAGAAAGCGTCGCCTAATGGTGAAGGCAAATCTTCTCGAAAAACGAGCTTGCCTTCGCCAGCTTAACAAATTTATTAAAGTCTTTGCCTATTGCTCGGTTGATCACCGCGGTCAGTAAGGGTGCAAGCCTCATCCGGTAACGCGGTTAGATCTTCCTGCGGTGGGAGGGGTAAGTAGGCGCCTTCCGTCAACCACAGCTACATGTCAGCTGTGCGTTGTTGTGGTAAAGTCTTTTATGGTAGTCAGCAAAGTCGCCATAATGGGTTTTCGCTGCGAGCAGGTGATAGAGGGTTATGCGTGGGAAAGATAGCTCCAGTGGGCAGCCTCCAGGGAATTAAAGGTTCAGAGTTTTATACCTGTTAGGGGCAGAAGCATCCTGCTTTCGCCAGCGCGTCAGCCTGCTCGTTTCGGTTGAAAATGTGATTCTTCAAGTGTACTTAGTCTTCAGATATCTAGAGAGATCAGATGGACCTCTTTATAGGtacaagcaagctgcctgtagcttgcttttgttgcgttATAACACTACTGATATATTGTGATGTTTAATCCcttgataattgcttttggtagCTTTAGCCTCTATTTAGTAGCTGCAAGTGCTATATTAGAGCTGCTGACATTATCCCCGTTAACACTTATATACATATAGGTTGTCCCTGCCTGCATAGGCAGCCATGCCACAGACTCTATCATGGCACATATGCCTAATCTCGTCACCTGCCGTTTAGAAACAACTGTTTCCAGGTATCTTGGAGTGTCCGGGTATCCAGCGGACTTTAGTCTGTCTGTGAGTCTTAACCAAGGCTTTATATACTGCctaccaacaccacaatgCCGAACCCACCAGCACCCCGAGGCGGTACAAAAGTTACACTGTCGGGGTCATCTGCGCCATTAGCTTAGAGATAAGCGCCGTCCGCTACATGCTAAATCGTGAATATCCCCGCCATCCCTCCAGGCAGCTAATCTCTTAGATTTTAACTACGTGTTCCGCGCGATATATCTAAATAGAGGGCTATAGTGTACAAGTGCCTTCTCTGTTTCTGGTCGAATTTGAAATAAGACTCATTATACCGTCTTTTACGTGGTGGAAAAGGACTCGCTATAGACGGGGAGGTAAACAGCAGCATCCTGACTAGTCCGGATATTGATTCTAAACTAACCGATTAACTAAGTATTAACAAATAACTGGCCAAGATAGAATAAAACAATGCTCCTGGGCTATATCCCCAGTGGTTTATCATGTCTGTATATTAGATATTATATCAGGCTAGGCAAGTCTGGGGACATAGGTGGAAGTTAAGTTTTCTTATTGCTAATCAGGTATGTTATCGCCTGTTATGCCACAAAATCGTATTAAAGCTCCAGCCTGCTGCCAACTTTTCATCATGTGACGCGCCGGTTGCGGAGCAAAACCGGGCCTTTAAGGGTTAGGTTAAGCAGTTCGGACAGGGAACGGCTTAATTCTCAGAAGCAAGAAACGGACGCTCTTGTATGTTTAGTTAAATGCTGCATAGCTGCTTACGCGGCTGGGACAGTCGATGAAAGAGAGGTCAAGattcagcagcatcatcagcagcagcagcatcagcagcagcagcatcaccagtatcatcaccagcatatcatcgtcaccagcaacacGCTTTCTCTACCCCCTAGGTCAGTAATAAATCCGTTGGGAGGCAGCCTATAGGTAGTTATTTATATCCCAAAATAACGCTAGGCGTTTATAACACAAAATGTAACCTCTTAACCTAATCTTGAGAATCTGTATAAAAGAGAGGCCGCAGAAGCGGTTATCTGCTAACCTAAGAGCTTATTCCACGGTAAAGACAGAAGTATAAAAAGGTAGCACGCTGCTCTCCTCTACGTTCTTTAACTTTTTATTATTTATAAGTTTTCTTTAAACACTAAGCCTACCAAAATAGATCTTAATAGCTTAAGCTATTTAGAACTTTTGCTTTAATTAATTAAAAAGCTTTAGCAAACGCTAAACATCTTGCAAGGCGATCAACCGATTAATACAGCTATCTTGCTATCTGAGGATTTACTATTATAGCCTATTGATATGCCTTTCCCACTTTACCTGCTTAATACCGGCCGCCTTACCACTGCCTTTTGTTGGCTAAGAGACACTAATTCTCCTTTAGCACCTGACAAAAAGCTAGCTCTTAAACGTGTTTAATAGTTTAAAGATAACTGCTTAGAAGTCGCAGGCGTCGTTAAAATAAGCCTATTTAAAGAGGGCACTTAAGGCACCTTAGGATTATTCTCTCTATAGATTGCTGTCGCAGGGCAGCTTTTTTAAGTCTTGTCTAATACTACCACAGGAGATAAAGCTCTTAATAGTGTGATAACTGTGGATACTCCCAGCGATATATTGGATTTCTTAGACTTTGTTAATTTTAAAACTAATGATATTTCGCTTATATCGTCGGAAGCTTAAGCCTTGGGGACCCTTACATCTTTAGAACCACAGGCAATCGCTATTCACTATGGGGCGGTGTCGATACTGCAACGCCATACGATGAGAGGTTGTCGTTGTGGCGGACGAGTGGCAGCAATCTGGCAGAATTTAGTACGTACCGCCTGCACTAACAAATCTGATTTGGGCCAAtaggagtctggtgtgtaAAAAAGTGTAGCGCCCGTATCAATTTGATGTAGCGTCCCTATCAATCGCCTTTGTGAAATTTATTCGATTAATGTAAAGTTAGCCTACGACTGAATTAAGTACGCAAAGCACAAGATCACTAATGGCGAAATTATTGTTGAGATGAGTGTTCTGGTCATCACTCTTCACATAGGCAAATCTGTGGGGGAATCATATGACTGTCATCTTTAATGAATACCTCACTTTATGAAtattgtgtaaatagcttcagtCGGAGTTTCCTCTAGGAATCTCCTTCTCCCCTTGTGATCAATCGCTTTATCCAAGCCACAATCGACTTGGTTCGTGCCGTTATACCGTCACAAAATCCGGGGAAACCAGTATCCCCTGTAGGGCTAGTATATATGACATAGACACCTTCGAGGCCCCCTCTTTCACTGCCATTGTCGTATTCGTTCCAGTATTTTACCGATGAATCCATTTGTGAAGGGGAAAGTGGCTCAAAGTCAACCTGTCGAGGGTTGGGCGACCCTGGCGATTCTGGCATCACTGGTTCAATAGATTCGGGTGAGCTGCGTTTGCTAAAGTGAGGCGTTGCCGCCTGCAGATCAGCAAGAATTTCATCATGTCTGTTGTGAAGGTGTTCGAAAGTGCGTTTGGTAAAACTCTTGGCGTTATTAAGAACGATTTCACTAAATCGAGAGGACAACATCTTTGAGCCTGTCCATTTCTATATTGACCAGATATGTTAGTGAGTGTGGATCAAGTATAACTCTCAGTTACATGCTTTCCATCTGACCTTGTGTTTCTTGAGAATCTTTCTAAAACCAACGACTTGGGCATTAGCAAAGCGCGACAAGGCTTGAATTTCCTCTCCGCAGCGCAGTACTTCCCGTTCGTACTTGGTAAACCTTCGTTGCCGCTTTAGAGACAGCGAATCAGCGTCTCCGTCAGAGTATTTGGCAACCCAACGCTGAGTCTTCGTGGCAAAGTGTTCTGTTGCAAAAGATCTTATGTCAGTGAAATGCTACACCACCTGCGGAGTATATCTGGGCCAAACGGCTGCGCGACCAACCTAACCGCCTTGAAATTTCACCTGCTTTGCTGGTAATAAACAGATCTATACGATAATGTTGGCAGCATAATTCGGTATATAGACCGTCTTCAAAATTTTGCAAAGCAGTATCCTGGCGGCCAGGAATGGTAATGGCCGTAGCCTGGTCGTGCGTAGTATATACTTTAATCTCATGCTTAAGAGAGTTGTAGTCGAGGTTGTCTGAGCTAGGGGCGCACAGGAGCAAGAGCGTTAGTGTGAAATGCACCTCGTACGTAAGTGTCGAAGTGTTCGGCAGATGATGCGTGGGAAAAGCTCCGGGAGCCGTGCTAGCTGCATCTGCCATGCAGCACGAAGATTCGTGCAACTTACGGACGCTCCATTCCGGAACAGATTCGTGTTCCAACCGCTGCCCGTATTTCATACTTTGGTAGCTGAAGGTTCAAGGACATATATGAAACAGAGAGTGGAGATATTGCGTCCAACGTGCTGCCGAAGGTTTGCGCTGGTACGACCTTGCTGGTGCCAGGACTATGGAATGGGCGTTGTAGCAGTACAATAGAGGGGCGTCCTGATCTGCTCGGTTGATTTACTGGCCGAAGAAGTGCCTACTTAGAAACGAAGGCAGGGTAATTACTAGGGAAAGAAAACAATATACACGGGGCTGTGGATAAGCGAGCGTAATATAGGTATGTTTGATTGTGATCGGGCTTGTATGGCGGGCAATCGGCAGGACGGTGGATTCAGCCGCCGACACGCCAACAATGGGTATAGGTAGTTCGGTAGAGAATGGAAGGCACAGTCAAATGGTCCTGGTTTAGGGCTAAGAGTTAAAAAGTATAGATGCAAGTAGGTGCAAGCCAGTCAATCCCAGTCAATCTCCAGGGGGGTCAAAGACTTATCAATAGATAGGAATATAGGGATGGAATGAAGAGAACCAGAAGAGGAAGGTGGCTAGGAAGCCAGCGGAGGCAGTCCCGATGGGAAAacgacaagaacaacctTGGAGTCGATTatcgaagccgaagaagGTATCAGACTCAAGAGCTCTAGCTTGGATCGGGAACGTTGGTTATATCCCTGCATGTAGGGGACTTTGTCCGTCGTCGAGCTCTTGGAGCCCCAAGCGAAGGCTCACAAAGGTCTCCAGTGTCTGATTTGCGGTCTGTTGTTCTGCCTTCGCCGGCGCTCACTGCAGCCTCCACTGACTATGGAGTAGTTCATGCCGTAAACCATTCACTATAAGCCCTGATTGGTGATTCAGTGGTGGTGATAACGAAAAACATATACTTTTTGTCACTTTTCTCGACCTAACGCCGAGTGAACGGAATAAGGGGAGTGGAATAAGGCCTCCCAAAATCTGGTCCTTTAGTATTGCAAGGCTTCTAGAATACGCCCAGAAGTAACCAAGATGGGAGCTTAGCCGAGGCCGAATGAACTGTATTGTGACCGTCACACGTATTATCTGACGAGCTGCATTGCGCTGGATGGGATGCAGAGGGGTTCGGAGCACAGTTTCGTCTGGTCTAGACCGCCAACAGTCGGTCCACATCTTGAGACCAGGGTCGCAACGGGATCCCATCCCGTTCTGACCATGTTGGTCTAAAATTCAGCCACCCGCCGCCACCCGCCGCTCTAACTCGGATCCATGCATAGCTGATGGTTATTTTCCATCACGACCAGTCCCACCTTGGTCTCAAGATATcgtcagaccagacccagtCATGGCGGTCTATAGcagaccattccgatcactgCGACGGAGAAGAGTTGGATTTGCTCAGATTGGCAGTCTGTCGACTTCGGCTACTTTTTCCGGCATCCGTGCATGTGCTGTCGTCCTGCgagaggaaggagaagtACGGGCTGGAGAAGCACTGGGGGCCATGGCGAGTGTAATTAAGATCGAGAGAGTGAGCTTCATTTTGTTATACTATAGGTCTTCATATTAATGAGAGAGAGATCGTGGTACCAAATAAAATTAGAAATGGGATAATTGTGATGGCTAGTGATGTTGACGTAGAATATGTATTCGAAGCACAGAAACGACGCCGTTGCCCGGGCGGCAAGTAGTGGGTTCTTACGAGTATATTCAGACGAGACAACTAATAAATGGCAACTTCTATTCTGGCTCTTCTTATAGTAACAGAAACAGCATTACCAAAAGGAGTATTCTGTAAAATGTACTCAATTGCAGTGTAAGGAGCTCGCATTATATTGTATAGCAATCGGGTTTTACTCAAGCGACCCATAGCTGCCTCTATAAAACGCTCACGTATATAATGGAGACAGAATAGCGCATAGAACTATAAAAACGGAATATCCCGCAGGATGAAGTGCCTGGCCGTAGCGGGTAAGGGGGAATGGTTCCCATCGAGTCCGGCCTCTCCTGATCAGGTTAATATGTCCGTAAATGTTAGTTGCATCGGTTAAGACTTGCAGCTAGAGCCGTAACAAGCCATGTCCAGCGGGCACCTTCCGTCTAAACGCTCCAATAGAGACGTTAAGGCCATAAATACACATGCCTATTGTTATCGCTCTTACTATTCCTAAACGATATTGTGCATCACAACAGAGCCTTGGCCTTAATAACATTGCAGGGGTGTGGTAACGTGAAATCTCTTGATTAGTGACACTCCTTTTCTTATTTATTACTAGGATACTAATCCCATAACACCAATAGAATTACGTGTCCAGGCCGCCAAAAATCACGGCCATCAAACAGTCAGCCATTGTGACCACATGTCAAGCATCTTCTGAGGCTCGATATCAGCCAACTATTGGGAACATTATAGATCCGTTGCACTTGCCGTTGACATGTCGGGCTCGCGATAAGTCATCTACAAGTTGGCTTTGTCTCCTGTCACACTATACGACTTGTTCGCATAACCGGACAACaatcgggcagaagatctCCTATGAATTAGGTAATGAGAGACTCTTTCTGTTTTCTATCTAAGAGCAAAATTATGCGAGATTAAATACGTATTAGAGTACTAATGCCTACGAAGCAGTATTATAATTTgctattgccactttgccacagtcgcatgtttgctgaggcagcattatctgacaatagcatattgtgcttactttgaatgagcgacctgatcttgacatcCCCACAGCCACAACATGCAGCGAAGGCAAGGGCCGGGTGGCGCTCAGCCGGTCCGGTCTCGCCGGGGCGTGGTCAGACTTGGCATATCCCATATCGACTTCATATCAATCCACTATGTCTACTTCATCATTGTACCTTTACTCTGTTCCATCATTTTCTGGGCGTCATCGGACCCGGAGTTCAGCATCAGCTATACGGACAGTTTATTTTTGGTTGTGTCAGCTATTACCGAGGCCGGGCTCAATACCGTCGACCTCAGCAGGTTGACGACGTGGCAGCAAATCTTGCTGTGCCTTTTGATTCTATTCGGCAGCGCTATATGGGTGTCAATATGGCTCATTGTGGCTAGAAGACGTTCGATTCGACGACTGTTGGAAACAGATTGCCTTAATCGGCTTGGGAATATCCGGC is a window of Pochonia chlamydosporia 170 chromosome 5, whole genome shotgun sequence DNA encoding:
- a CDS encoding SPX domain-containing protein (similar to Metarhizium robertsii ARSEF 23 XP_007819154.2), whose amino-acid sequence is MKYGQRLEHESVPEWSVRKLHESSCCMADAASTAPGAFPTHHLPNTSTLTYEVHFTLTLLLLCAPSSDNLDYNSLKHEIKVYTTHDQATAITIPGRQDTALQNFEDGLYTELCCQHYRIDLFITSKAGEISRRLEHFATKTQRWVAKYSDGDADSLSLKRQRRFTKYEREVLRCGEEIQALSRFANAQVVGFRKILKKHKKWTGSKMLSSRFSEIVLNNAKSFTKRTFEHLHNRHDEILADLQAATPHFSKRSSPESIEPVMPESPGSPNPRQVDFEPLSPSQMDSSVKYWNEYDNGSERGGLEGVYVIYTSPTGDTGFPGFCDGITARTKSIVAWIKRLITRGEGDS
- a CDS encoding family S53 protease-like protein (similar to Cordyceps militaris CM01 XP_006668012.1); this translates as MVLLTYTTVVALIAAFAEATPLSVGATAQLGPSSLMEKINIPSQWKSSGTPHPNVMMKMQIGLKQKNMGGLQKKLLDISDPKSANYGKWLSKDELEAFTSPSEESVKSVKTWLSSFGIKDSAMNQPTPDWLEVNVPISQAEKMLNSKYEMYTNGATGQSMARTTQYSIPKALHDHVDTIQPTTSFHRHMGAQVDKNFKSDSGKTKRQSGCNSQHITPSCIRSYYNVDYTAKGKASLAVTGFIEYSASHNDAAQYLSQYQPAAKGTNFKDVSIAGFTNNPNDATLEGNLDTQIALSVGYPNPVSYLAVGPVTGNPNTEPFGDELVNFGNYLNSASSPPTSVSTSYGQEEQGLTSNYLDRICNEFMKAGSRGVSIFFSSGDFGVGGNGEQNCNQGFYALFPASCPYITSVGSTQFSNGGEIAATFDRGGSTGGGYSWYFNAPTWQSNDTSSYARNNLDSSYDGYYNANGRGYPDVALIGEYYDIVINGGVESGVYGTSASSPAWASLVSLINDQRISQGKSTLGFLNPLLYSKGRSAFKDITAGNNRGCGTYGFPAAQGWDPTTGLGTPNFSKLRQALQ
- a CDS encoding enoyl-(Acyl carrier protein) reductase domain-containing protein — encoded protein: MSQNSPLNLDLEGKRVVITGAGGGVGQHLVSSFHNAGSKVIACDRDAALLNALPQESLHEHHVFELSDSEAVKAAAKDIGSADILVNNAGFTKAENVSQMDDLAVRSEIDGNLVGSMNLTRALLPSMVSQGNGIIVNVASVNASLHFGNPIYSAAKAGLLAFTRAVAVEYGAKGIRANAVCPGSMLTNAWQARIDSNPGLVEELVKYYPSGRLVMPQELANTVLFLASPLSSGISGVDIAVDGGLTAGNMRLVRDIIGLE